A stretch of uncultured Campylobacter sp. DNA encodes these proteins:
- the efp gene encoding elongation factor P — translation MAYSMGDLKKGLKIEVDGIPFKIIEYQHVKPGKGPAFVRVKIKSFIDGKVLEKTFHAGDKCEAPNLEEKEMQYLYDDGEACQFMDTDSYEQIAISDEDVGEAKKWMLDGMMVNIMFYNGKAIGVDVPQVVELKIVETAPNFRGDTQGSNKKPATLETGAVVQIPFHVLEGEVIRVDTVRGEYIERANK, via the coding sequence ATGGCTTATTCAATGGGCGATCTAAAAAAAGGTCTAAAAATCGAGGTGGACGGAATTCCGTTTAAAATCATAGAATACCAACACGTAAAACCGGGCAAAGGACCTGCTTTCGTGCGCGTTAAAATAAAATCTTTCATTGATGGCAAGGTGCTTGAAAAGACCTTCCACGCGGGCGATAAATGCGAGGCGCCGAATCTTGAGGAAAAAGAGATGCAGTATCTCTACGACGATGGCGAGGCGTGTCAGTTCATGGATACCGATAGTTACGAACAGATCGCGATCAGCGACGAGGATGTGGGCGAGGCGAAAAAATGGATGCTAGATGGTATGATGGTAAATATAATGTTTTACAACGGCAAAGCGATCGGCGTGGATGTGCCGCAGGTGGTGGAGCTTAAGATCGTAGAAACTGCGCCGAATTTCCGCGGCGATACGCAGGGCAGCAACAAAAAGCCTGCCACGCTTGAGACCGGCGCCGTGGTACAGATCCCATTTCACGTGCTAGAAGGCGAGGTCATCCGCGTTGACACCGTCCGCGGCGAGTATATCGAGCGCGCAAATAAATAA